Proteins encoded by one window of Shewanella avicenniae:
- a CDS encoding MtrB/PioB family decaheme-associated outer membrane protein, with protein MKFKLNVITIALLANASMAMAADGFNLANAKTDSIKFNNWKCSACKVEAGTEGSVTFGIGYADDGDDLHSANALDTENEIASKVSAEVTHIGESGYRLTVNARDLGMDSGSASISARKPGKYNVTAGLRQIATYGSDAGRTPFERDGEYLSLASDWINAGNNADLTGVTTYPVDLSLQRKRYSIGAEYTSDSLFTTYMNYLREDKTGTKKTTGVIFNQATMLPQDVDYTTDILEAGVKLSGDHWFSALSYSGSRFSNNNDSLGYDNPFGVTAGQTAAYLAEDPDNQAHTVSLSGVYTNAGASVSGRVLVGRMTQDDDLLTTGYSYNLPAESIDAQVDILGADIKAAKHFGPVKVVASYDYYDRDNKTDVEQWTQISISNVTGQAAYNTPFDSTTQKAKLDADYRIASGIKLNAGYDFEREERSYEDRETTDENTLWARFTLNNFAHWNMWVKGSYGERDGSNYQASRYTSSESNALLRKFYMANRNRSMVEMHISHTPNDKVTIDVGGRYAYDDYDKTDIGLTESRDASFDANVNYQATKDLNFNLFYNHQLIKSELNGSSAMATPDWYSHVEDTFDVVGFGAYYDNLLEKKLRLGVDYTYSDSDSTTQVRQALSGDYGAYYAKQTALDLYANYQATEKVAVRLDYRMQKYEDNDASNDLDINSIWNVVSLGNTDHDYTAHLIMLSVNYKL; from the coding sequence ATGAAATTCAAACTTAATGTGATTACTATCGCGCTGCTGGCAAATGCAAGCATGGCGATGGCTGCCGACGGTTTCAATTTGGCCAACGCCAAGACCGATAGCATCAAATTTAACAACTGGAAATGCAGTGCCTGTAAAGTTGAAGCAGGTACCGAAGGCAGTGTGACTTTTGGTATTGGATACGCCGATGATGGTGATGACCTCCACTCAGCCAATGCGCTCGACACTGAAAATGAAATTGCCAGCAAAGTCAGTGCCGAAGTCACTCACATTGGTGAAAGTGGCTATCGTTTGACGGTTAATGCCCGCGATTTAGGCATGGATAGTGGTAGTGCTTCTATTAGCGCGAGAAAACCAGGTAAATACAACGTCACCGCTGGCCTGCGTCAAATTGCAACCTATGGAAGCGATGCTGGTCGAACCCCGTTTGAGCGTGACGGTGAATATTTGAGCTTAGCCAGTGATTGGATCAACGCGGGTAACAACGCCGATTTAACCGGTGTCACAACCTATCCCGTTGACCTTTCATTGCAGCGCAAGCGTTATTCAATTGGTGCTGAATACACGTCAGATAGCCTGTTCACCACCTATATGAACTATCTACGTGAAGACAAAACCGGCACAAAAAAAACCACAGGTGTGATTTTCAACCAAGCAACAATGTTGCCACAAGATGTTGATTACACAACTGACATTCTTGAAGCGGGTGTAAAACTGAGTGGCGATCATTGGTTTAGCGCACTGAGTTACAGCGGCTCACGTTTCAGCAATAACAACGATAGCCTAGGTTACGACAACCCATTTGGTGTGACCGCAGGTCAAACGGCTGCTTATCTGGCTGAAGATCCTGATAACCAAGCGCACACTGTGTCACTCAGCGGTGTTTACACCAATGCCGGAGCCTCAGTGTCTGGCCGCGTGTTGGTTGGTCGCATGACGCAAGATGATGACCTATTAACAACAGGTTACAGCTACAACCTACCGGCGGAATCGATCGATGCACAGGTGGATATTCTTGGTGCAGACATTAAAGCCGCTAAACATTTTGGCCCCGTCAAAGTCGTGGCGAGTTATGACTATTACGACCGTGACAACAAAACCGATGTTGAACAGTGGACTCAAATCAGCATCAGCAATGTGACAGGTCAAGCCGCCTATAACACCCCGTTTGACAGCACAACTCAGAAAGCCAAATTGGATGCGGATTACCGCATTGCTTCTGGCATCAAGTTAAACGCGGGCTATGACTTTGAACGTGAAGAACGCAGCTATGAAGACCGTGAAACCACAGATGAAAACACCCTGTGGGCTCGTTTCACGCTGAACAATTTTGCCCATTGGAATATGTGGGTAAAAGGCAGCTATGGCGAGCGTGATGGTTCAAACTATCAAGCATCGCGTTACACCTCGTCAGAATCAAATGCACTGCTGCGTAAGTTCTACATGGCGAATCGTAACCGCAGTATGGTGGAAATGCATATCTCGCATACCCCTAACGATAAAGTCACTATCGATGTGGGCGGTCGTTATGCCTACGATGATTACGACAAGACCGACATCGGGCTAACCGAATCTCGTGATGCTAGTTTTGATGCGAACGTGAACTATCAAGCTACCAAAGATCTGAACTTCAACCTGTTCTACAACCATCAGTTGATTAAGTCAGAATTGAATGGCAGCAGCGCAATGGCCACTCCAGACTGGTACAGCCATGTTGAAGATACCTTTGATGTGGTGGGCTTTGGTGCGTACTACGATAACCTGCTGGAAAAGAAACTGCGTTTAGGGGTTGATTACACCTACTCAGATTCTGATTCAACCACCCAAGTGCGCCAAGCATTGAGTGGTGACTACGGCGCTTATTACGCTAAACAAACAGCGCTGGATCTGTATGCTAATTACCAAGCCACCGAGAAAGTTGCGGTTCGCCTCGATTATCGTATGCAAAAATATGAAGATAACGACGCCAGCAATGATCTCGATATTAACAGCATCTGGAACGTCGTTAGTCTAGGCAATACCGACCATGACTACACGGCACACCTGATCATGCTAAGCGTTAATTACAAACTGTAA
- a CDS encoding uracil-DNA glycosylase family protein, translated as MANACLAITSEIANCHLCEPHLPLGAKPILQANSEARILIAGQAPGAVTHQRGRPFDDASGDRLRRWLNVDHNTFYNPSLFAIIPMGVCYPGKANGGDAAPRPECAATWRKPLLDSLANIQLCLLLGRYAIEWHLAGHPLAKAPIATLTAQWPTLWPKMMVLPHPSPRNNRWLAQHPQFEAEQLPRLQQRIAEILQAS; from the coding sequence ATGGCAAATGCCTGTTTAGCCATCACCAGCGAAATCGCCAATTGCCACCTGTGTGAGCCACACTTACCCTTGGGCGCAAAACCCATCCTACAAGCCAACAGCGAAGCGCGGATCCTAATTGCAGGTCAAGCCCCTGGGGCTGTGACCCACCAGCGTGGTAGACCATTTGACGATGCCAGCGGCGATAGATTACGTCGTTGGCTCAATGTCGACCACAATACCTTTTATAATCCATCGTTATTCGCCATCATTCCAATGGGGGTTTGCTATCCCGGCAAAGCTAATGGTGGGGACGCTGCGCCACGCCCTGAGTGTGCTGCCACATGGCGCAAACCGCTACTCGACAGCTTGGCCAATATTCAACTCTGCTTGCTGTTAGGGCGTTACGCTATTGAATGGCACCTTGCTGGCCACCCGCTTGCAAAAGCCCCCATTGCAACACTCACCGCACAATGGCCGACATTGTGGCCTAAGATGATGGTGTTGCCGCACCCTAGCCCACGCAATAATCGTTGGTTAGCGCAGCATCCCCAATTTGAAGCCGAACAATTACCGCGATTACAACAACGTATTGCTGAAATACTGCAAGCTAGCTAA
- a CDS encoding sugar diacid recognition domain-containing protein — protein MYFLDATIAQQIVDRTMRIIKHNINVMNSQGIILGSGDKSRINTVHEGALLAISQNRAVNIDSGSLQSLQGVKAGVNLPLHYHGQIIGVVGITGEPSALGHYGELLKMTAEMMVEQANSMELEQWHKRQREEFIVQLLRQDGELPDSMLAWAKQLDIDLTLPRVAAVIELSRAPNAQTTLKDIQMLLEYPQRNNLVAMTAMDQLVILKPAFLDGKRWDPQLEDQRIEKLLVRLPADTKGRLKIALGHYFAGAGGLQRSYQTACETLKLGKQAEPEQTKYLYQQHALSVLLSGLSHDWRGQELAMPFMKLQQQDRRGVLVKTLRVYLQHFGDQQHCADALYIHRNTLRYRLEKIAEISGIDIASLDGLLQLYLGDMLSRLDN, from the coding sequence ATGTATTTTCTTGATGCCACCATTGCACAACAAATTGTCGACCGCACCATGCGGATTATTAAGCACAATATCAATGTGATGAATAGTCAGGGCATTATTCTTGGCTCGGGCGATAAAAGCCGCATTAACACGGTGCATGAAGGTGCTCTGTTAGCAATCAGCCAAAATCGCGCAGTAAATATAGACAGTGGCAGCCTACAGAGTTTGCAAGGCGTCAAAGCCGGGGTCAATTTGCCGCTGCATTACCACGGCCAAATTATCGGAGTCGTCGGCATCACGGGCGAACCATCAGCACTCGGCCATTACGGCGAACTGCTAAAAATGACCGCGGAAATGATGGTCGAGCAAGCCAATTCCATGGAGCTTGAACAATGGCATAAACGCCAGCGCGAAGAGTTTATTGTGCAATTGCTTAGACAGGATGGCGAGCTGCCGGACAGCATGTTGGCTTGGGCAAAACAATTGGATATTGATTTGACCTTACCGCGAGTGGCGGCAGTTATTGAACTCAGCAGAGCCCCCAATGCACAGACCACGCTGAAAGATATTCAGATGCTACTCGAGTATCCGCAGCGTAATAATTTGGTCGCCATGACCGCCATGGACCAACTGGTCATCCTTAAACCTGCATTCCTCGATGGCAAACGTTGGGATCCACAGTTAGAAGATCAACGAATTGAAAAGCTATTGGTGCGCTTACCCGCCGATACCAAAGGTCGACTTAAAATCGCCTTAGGCCATTATTTTGCTGGTGCAGGCGGCTTGCAGCGCTCCTATCAAACCGCATGTGAAACCTTGAAGCTCGGCAAACAAGCCGAGCCTGAGCAAACCAAATACCTTTATCAACAACATGCGCTGTCAGTATTACTCTCAGGCCTAAGCCATGATTGGCGCGGTCAAGAACTGGCAATGCCCTTTATGAAGCTGCAACAGCAGGATCGTCGTGGTGTTTTGGTCAAAACGCTTCGGGTGTACTTGCAACACTTTGGCGACCAACAACACTGTGCCGATGCGCTTTATATTCACCGCAATACCTTACGCTACCGCTTGGAAAAAATTGCCGAAATTAGCGGCATTGATATCGCATCCTTAGATGGCCTGCTACAGCTGTATCTTGGCGATATGCTCAGTCGTTTGGACAACTAA
- a CDS encoding cyclin-dependent kinase inhibitor 3 family protein translates to MALLRTSETHPLQIAAVQHSADSGRIGITFCPGKYDPWAATGGWRRDLQLDVAAIKAWGATAVLTLVEQHELVSLKVPTLGEVVQQQGMAWLHLPIADYSVPGAAFEIAWATAGKQLRQQLRQQQDIVVHCKGGLGRAGMIAARLLIELGTPVEDAIQQVRQQRKGAIETAAQLALVRSWSVIDDE, encoded by the coding sequence ATGGCATTACTACGGACCAGTGAAACCCACCCATTGCAGATTGCTGCGGTACAACATTCGGCTGATTCGGGACGAATCGGCATCACCTTTTGCCCCGGCAAGTATGATCCTTGGGCGGCGACAGGTGGTTGGCGACGTGACCTGCAGTTAGATGTCGCCGCGATCAAAGCTTGGGGAGCAACAGCGGTACTTACGCTGGTTGAGCAACATGAACTGGTCAGCTTAAAGGTGCCAACCTTGGGCGAGGTGGTACAACAACAGGGCATGGCATGGCTGCATCTGCCCATCGCCGACTACTCAGTGCCGGGCGCAGCGTTTGAAATTGCATGGGCGACAGCAGGGAAGCAACTTAGGCAGCAATTACGCCAGCAGCAAGATATCGTGGTGCACTGTAAGGGTGGGCTTGGCCGTGCGGGCATGATCGCCGCACGGTTGCTGATTGAGTTGGGAACTCCGGTGGAAGACGCTATCCAGCAGGTGCGGCAACAGCGCAAAGGCGCTATTGAAACAGCGGCACAATTGGCATTAGTGCGCAGTTGGTCAGTTATTGATGATGAATGA
- a CDS encoding GntP family permease: MSLVLILLGVIIFIVIATSKLKLHPFLTLLLASFIGAFAFGLPAKDIAKTISTGFGGILGYIGLVIVLGTIIGTILEKSGAAITMADTVIKLIGKRFPTLTMSIIGYIVSIPVFCDSGFVILNSLKQSMANRMKVSSVAMSVALATGLYATHTFVPPTPGPIAAAGNLGLESSLGLVIAVGLLVSAVAALAGLLWANRFMQDEPNGEGAEELVQQAEAFDKMKASYGKLPSATASFAPIFVPILLICLGSIANFPAKPFGVDGFYSVLNFLGQPLNALVVGLALSLLLLKPENRLKEFSNRISDGLLAAAPILLITGAGGAFGAVIKATPIGQYLGATLSALGIGIFMPFIVAAALKSAQGSSTVALVTTSAMVAPMLGDIGLGSEMGHVLTVMAIGAGAMTVSHANDSFFWVVTQFSRMSVAQAYRAQTMATAIQGIVTIVFVWFLSLILL; the protein is encoded by the coding sequence ATGAGCCTGGTATTGATTCTACTAGGGGTAATCATCTTCATCGTGATTGCCACATCAAAACTAAAGTTACATCCATTTTTAACGCTGTTGCTGGCATCGTTTATCGGTGCATTCGCCTTTGGCTTACCCGCCAAAGATATCGCTAAAACCATCAGTACGGGGTTTGGTGGCATTTTGGGATATATCGGTTTAGTGATCGTATTGGGGACGATCATCGGTACTATTCTCGAAAAAAGCGGCGCAGCAATCACCATGGCGGATACGGTTATCAAATTGATTGGTAAACGTTTTCCGACCTTAACCATGTCGATTATCGGCTACATAGTGTCAATTCCGGTGTTCTGTGATTCCGGCTTTGTCATTCTTAACAGTTTGAAACAATCGATGGCCAATCGCATGAAGGTTTCCAGTGTTGCCATGAGTGTGGCGTTGGCGACTGGTCTTTATGCAACTCACACCTTCGTGCCACCAACCCCTGGGCCCATTGCTGCAGCAGGTAACCTTGGCTTAGAGTCGAGCCTGGGGCTCGTGATTGCTGTGGGCTTACTGGTGTCGGCGGTAGCGGCACTGGCAGGTCTGCTGTGGGCAAATCGCTTTATGCAGGATGAACCAAACGGCGAAGGCGCTGAAGAGTTGGTGCAGCAAGCCGAAGCGTTCGACAAAATGAAGGCAAGTTATGGCAAGTTGCCCAGTGCAACCGCCTCATTTGCACCTATTTTTGTACCTATCCTGCTGATCTGCTTAGGTTCGATTGCAAACTTCCCCGCCAAACCATTTGGGGTTGATGGTTTCTACAGTGTGTTGAATTTCCTCGGTCAACCGCTTAATGCGTTGGTGGTGGGTTTAGCGCTGTCACTGCTACTGCTGAAGCCTGAAAACCGTCTCAAAGAGTTTAGCAATCGCATTTCTGATGGCTTGTTAGCCGCAGCTCCTATTTTGCTGATCACCGGTGCTGGCGGTGCTTTTGGTGCCGTGATCAAAGCAACCCCGATTGGCCAATATCTGGGCGCAACCTTGTCTGCATTGGGGATCGGCATTTTTATGCCGTTCATCGTGGCTGCCGCGCTTAAATCGGCCCAAGGTTCATCTACTGTAGCGCTGGTGACCACCTCCGCAATGGTTGCACCTATGCTGGGGGATATCGGTTTAGGTTCAGAAATGGGTCACGTACTCACCGTGATGGCAATCGGGGCGGGGGCAATGACAGTGTCGCATGCGAACGACAGCTTCTTCTGGGTGGTCACTCAGTTTAGCCGCATGAGTGTTGCACAAGCGTATCGTGCGCAAACCATGGCAACGGCGATTCAAGGGATTGTAACGATCGTGTTTGTCTGGTTCCTCAGTTTGATTTTGCTTTAA
- the panP gene encoding pyridoxal-dependent aspartate 1-decarboxylase PanP, with protein sequence MSASKSRKATASEESLWRIFTVPEAPESTLSKIEQALSEDLEGFLSQNIVALEKPLHEIEKDFRAFEIPDSPKFVSDYTEEMMQTLIAHSVHTAAPSFIGHMTSALPYFVLPLSKMMVGLNQNLVKIETSKAFTPLERQVLGMMHHLIFAEQPSFYQRWMHSADHSLGAFCSGGTVANISALWIARNRLLKPDGEFSGVTQDGLFAGLRHYGWDDLAILVSERGHYSLGKTADLLGIGRKNIIPIATDANNRVDVTAMRQAAAQLAERNVRVMAIIGVAGTTETGNVDPLNELADLAAELQCHFHVDAAWGGASLMSRKYRHLLAGIERADSVTIDAHKQMYVPMGAGMVIFKDPELARSIVHHAEYILRRGSKDLGSQTLEGSRPGMAMLVHACLQIIGREGYEILIDNSLGKARYFASLIKQHPDFELISEPELCLLTYRYVPLKVRRALAEAVEQQQWPRVEKINKLLDELTQTIQKSQREQGKSFVSRTRLQPAVYQRQSVTVLRVVLANPLTSEQILKDVLNEQVTIAETKSHLLNQLDKLCQPI encoded by the coding sequence ATGTCTGCCAGCAAATCACGCAAAGCAACCGCTTCAGAAGAAAGTTTGTGGCGTATTTTTACGGTGCCGGAAGCGCCGGAGTCGACGCTGAGTAAGATAGAACAAGCGCTATCAGAGGACTTAGAAGGCTTTCTAAGCCAAAATATTGTGGCGTTAGAAAAGCCGTTGCATGAGATCGAAAAAGATTTTCGCGCCTTTGAAATCCCTGATTCGCCTAAGTTTGTTTCTGACTATACCGAAGAGATGATGCAGACCTTGATTGCTCACTCAGTGCACACGGCGGCACCGAGCTTTATTGGGCACATGACCTCTGCACTGCCCTATTTCGTGTTGCCACTGTCGAAAATGATGGTCGGACTCAACCAAAACTTGGTCAAAATCGAAACATCAAAAGCCTTTACGCCGCTCGAGCGGCAAGTACTGGGCATGATGCATCATCTGATTTTTGCCGAACAACCGAGCTTCTATCAACGCTGGATGCACAGTGCTGACCACTCACTGGGGGCATTTTGCTCCGGCGGCACAGTGGCGAATATTTCCGCTCTTTGGATTGCCCGCAACCGCCTGTTAAAACCTGATGGTGAGTTTAGCGGTGTCACCCAAGACGGCTTATTTGCTGGATTACGCCATTATGGTTGGGATGATCTGGCAATTTTAGTCTCAGAGCGTGGTCACTATTCACTGGGCAAAACCGCCGATCTGCTCGGCATTGGTAGAAAGAACATTATTCCCATTGCTACCGACGCCAATAATCGGGTGGATGTGACGGCCATGCGCCAAGCAGCCGCACAGCTCGCCGAGCGCAATGTACGAGTGATGGCCATTATCGGCGTTGCGGGCACCACTGAGACAGGTAATGTCGATCCACTCAATGAGTTGGCCGATCTCGCCGCTGAACTGCAGTGTCATTTTCACGTGGATGCCGCTTGGGGTGGCGCCAGCTTGATGTCTCGCAAGTACCGTCATCTGCTGGCGGGCATTGAGCGTGCAGATTCGGTCACTATTGATGCACATAAACAGATGTATGTACCGATGGGCGCGGGCATGGTGATTTTTAAAGACCCCGAACTTGCGCGCTCTATCGTCCATCACGCTGAATACATTTTACGCCGCGGCTCAAAAGACTTAGGCAGTCAAACCCTCGAAGGTTCGCGCCCAGGGATGGCAATGCTGGTGCATGCCTGTTTGCAGATTATCGGCCGTGAGGGTTATGAAATCCTTATCGATAACTCGCTGGGAAAGGCACGTTATTTCGCCAGTTTAATCAAGCAACACCCAGATTTTGAACTGATCAGCGAACCCGAACTGTGTCTGCTGACCTATCGTTATGTGCCGCTTAAAGTACGCAGAGCCTTGGCTGAAGCGGTAGAGCAACAGCAATGGCCGCGAGTGGAAAAGATCAACAAACTGTTGGATGAACTGACCCAAACCATTCAGAAATCGCAACGGGAACAGGGTAAATCGTTTGTATCGCGTACACGCCTGCAACCTGCGGTGTATCAACGTCAAAGTGTGACCGTACTGCGAGTGGTGTTGGCCAACCCGCTCACCTCAGAGCAGATCCTCAAAGATGTGCTGAATGAACAAGTGACCATTGCTGAAACTAAGTCACACTTGCTCAACCAGCTCGATAAACTCTGCCAACCAATCTAA
- a CDS encoding glycerate kinase has translation MKIVIAPDSFKESLTALEVAEQIAAAFAQHLPDAEFVKVPVADGGEGTVQSMVDATGGHIIHKSVTGPMGTPVNAHYGILGADSPFGDNTAVIEMAAASGLHYVPASSRNPLISSTYGTGELICDALDRGIRQIILGLGGSATNDGGAGMIQALGLRLLDDEGNALPVGGAALAKLQQIDASNAHPALSQCQFDVACDVDNPLCGERGASAIFGPQKGATAAMVTQLDAALAHFADIALSQGYRDARLTAGAGAAGGMGFGVMTFLNGKLRPGVDIVMQAVGLAEKISGADLVITGEGRIDGQTVFGKTPMGVLRVAKQQQVPVIGIAGCLGDGAEQMLAQGMTAIFDIIPAASDLSLALANAKPNLYRAASNIAAVWCLGKRQ, from the coding sequence ATGAAAATAGTAATCGCACCGGATTCATTTAAGGAAAGTTTGACGGCGCTAGAAGTGGCGGAGCAGATTGCTGCCGCATTTGCCCAGCATCTGCCTGATGCTGAATTTGTCAAAGTGCCGGTCGCTGATGGTGGCGAAGGCACGGTACAATCAATGGTGGATGCGACAGGCGGTCATATCATTCATAAATCCGTGACCGGGCCTATGGGCACGCCCGTCAATGCTCATTACGGCATTTTAGGCGCTGATTCGCCCTTTGGTGATAACACCGCAGTGATTGAGATGGCGGCGGCGTCGGGGTTGCATTACGTGCCAGCCTCAAGCCGCAATCCGTTGATCAGCTCTACTTATGGTACAGGTGAATTGATTTGCGATGCATTGGATCGCGGTATTCGGCAGATCATCTTAGGGCTTGGTGGCAGTGCCACCAACGATGGTGGTGCCGGTATGATCCAAGCGTTGGGTTTGCGTTTGCTCGATGACGAAGGCAATGCACTCCCAGTCGGGGGCGCTGCGTTAGCCAAGTTGCAGCAGATTGATGCCAGCAACGCGCATCCCGCACTTAGTCAATGCCAGTTTGATGTTGCTTGCGACGTTGACAATCCACTTTGTGGCGAGCGTGGCGCCTCAGCCATCTTTGGCCCACAAAAAGGCGCAACGGCAGCCATGGTGACGCAATTGGATGCTGCTTTGGCTCACTTTGCCGATATTGCCTTGAGCCAAGGCTATCGCGATGCACGGCTGACGGCCGGTGCAGGCGCAGCAGGTGGCATGGGCTTTGGCGTGATGACGTTCCTCAACGGTAAGCTACGTCCTGGCGTCGATATTGTGATGCAAGCGGTTGGGCTGGCAGAAAAAATCTCGGGGGCAGACTTGGTCATCACTGGCGAAGGCCGCATCGATGGTCAAACCGTGTTTGGTAAAACCCCGATGGGGGTGCTGCGAGTGGCCAAACAGCAACAGGTACCAGTGATTGGCATCGCCGGCTGTTTAGGCGACGGTGCCGAGCAAATGTTGGCACAAGGGATGACGGCCATCTTTGATATCATTCCGGCTGCCTCAGATCTGTCGCTCGCACTGGCAAATGCTAAGCCGAATCTATATCGCGCCGCCAGTAACATTGCCGCGGTGTGGTGTTTAGGCAAACGTCAGTAA
- a CDS encoding S9 family peptidase, whose protein sequence is MKTLWLLAAAVAVPALADPFQPIDVFDLEYASNPQISPNGNQVVYVRTAMDIKTDHSYGNLWLVDSKGEQHRPITSGPQNTSSPVWSPDGKQLLYVSDQDGSNQLYLRWMDNGQTARLTNLTSYPTNVSFSPDGKWIAFTLPVTAATDSFAKMPAKPKGAEWEADAKVIDKMFYRADGAGYLNSDIRQLFIMSAEGGVPHQLTHSAYSHGGAYSWDADSKSIVYSANEHDDWEYQSSNSELYRVTLEGKTTALTDRIGPDNNPKVSPDGKYIAYLGFDDKKLGYQNIGLYLMHKDGSNAKLISAKLDRSINDIEWDDGSDGLYLSYDDQGHTKLAYTNLAGKLTDITADVGGEDIGRPYASGSFSVANGSLAYTQSNTSHPADIAIVSKGSKPKRLTDLNSDLFAFKSMGKVEEFWVKSSADGLPIQAWRVLPPDFDPKKQYPLLLEIHGGPFANYGARFAAEMQLYANAGYVVVYLNPRGSTSYGAEFANKIHHNYPSQDYDDLMSAVDDTIAQGYIDKDNLFVTGGSGGGVLTAWIVGTTDRFRAAVVAKPVINWASFVLTADFSPYFTEYWFGNMPWEDPMGYWKRSPLSRVGNVTTPTMLLTGEQDYRTPISETEQFYQALKLQKVDTAMVRIAGSGHHITARPSNLMRKVVYILAWFDKHKADKKQ, encoded by the coding sequence ATGAAAACCCTCTGGTTATTGGCCGCCGCAGTTGCGGTTCCAGCATTAGCAGATCCGTTCCAACCGATTGACGTGTTTGATCTTGAATACGCCAGCAACCCGCAAATTTCGCCAAACGGCAATCAAGTGGTGTATGTGCGTACCGCAATGGACATCAAAACTGACCATAGCTACGGCAATTTATGGCTGGTTGACAGCAAAGGCGAACAACATCGCCCGATCACCTCTGGCCCACAAAACACCTCGTCGCCCGTTTGGTCTCCCGATGGCAAGCAACTGCTCTACGTCAGTGACCAAGATGGCAGTAATCAGCTGTATCTACGTTGGATGGACAACGGCCAAACAGCGCGCCTGACCAATTTGACCAGCTATCCCACCAACGTGAGTTTTTCACCAGATGGGAAGTGGATTGCATTTACCCTGCCAGTCACCGCGGCCACCGACAGCTTCGCCAAGATGCCCGCAAAACCTAAAGGCGCCGAATGGGAAGCAGATGCCAAGGTCATCGATAAAATGTTCTACCGTGCAGACGGTGCAGGCTATCTCAACAGCGATATTCGCCAGCTGTTTATCATGTCGGCTGAAGGTGGCGTCCCTCATCAACTCACGCACAGTGCCTACAGCCATGGCGGTGCTTACAGTTGGGATGCCGACAGCAAATCTATCGTTTACAGCGCCAATGAACATGATGATTGGGAATATCAATCATCCAATAGCGAGTTATATCGGGTCACGCTGGAGGGCAAAACCACAGCATTGACCGATCGCATCGGCCCCGACAACAACCCGAAAGTGTCTCCCGATGGGAAATACATCGCCTATTTAGGCTTTGATGATAAAAAGCTCGGCTACCAAAATATTGGCTTGTACCTGATGCATAAAGATGGCTCCAACGCCAAGCTGATCAGCGCCAAGTTAGATCGCAGTATCAATGATATCGAATGGGATGACGGCAGTGATGGGCTTTATCTCAGCTATGACGACCAAGGCCATACCAAACTGGCCTATACCAATCTAGCCGGCAAACTGACAGATATCACCGCGGATGTCGGCGGCGAAGATATTGGTCGGCCTTATGCCAGCGGCAGCTTTTCGGTCGCCAATGGCTCACTGGCATATACCCAGAGCAACACCAGTCATCCTGCAGACATTGCCATTGTCAGCAAAGGTTCAAAACCTAAACGCTTGACCGATTTAAATAGTGATCTGTTCGCGTTTAAATCCATGGGCAAAGTGGAAGAGTTTTGGGTCAAATCCAGCGCGGATGGGTTACCCATTCAAGCATGGCGGGTTCTGCCGCCTGATTTCGACCCGAAAAAACAATATCCATTGTTACTCGAGATTCACGGTGGCCCATTTGCCAACTACGGCGCCCGCTTCGCCGCTGAGATGCAACTGTATGCTAACGCGGGCTACGTGGTGGTGTATCTCAACCCTCGCGGTTCCACCAGCTATGGCGCTGAATTTGCCAATAAAATCCATCATAACTACCCAAGCCAAGACTATGATGACTTGATGTCAGCGGTTGATGACACGATTGCCCAAGGCTACATCGACAAAGATAACCTATTCGTGACTGGCGGCTCAGGTGGCGGCGTGCTAACCGCGTGGATTGTTGGCACTACAGACCGCTTCCGCGCGGCCGTAGTCGCAAAACCGGTGATCAACTGGGCGAGTTTTGTATTAACGGCTGATTTCAGCCCTTACTTTACCGAGTACTGGTTTGGCAATATGCCGTGGGAAGACCCAATGGGTTACTGGAAGCGTTCACCGCTGTCACGAGTAGGCAATGTGACCACGCCGACTATGTTGCTGACTGGCGAGCAAGATTACCGCACGCCGATTTCAGAAACTGAGCAATTCTACCAAGCACTGAAACTGCAAAAAGTTGATACCGCCATGGTTCGGATTGCAGGCTCCGGTCACCATATCACGGCTCGACCATCTAATTTGATGCGTAAAGTGGTCTACATTTTGGCGTGGTTTGATAAACATAAAGCGGATAAAAAGCAGTAA